Proteins found in one Hippopotamus amphibius kiboko isolate mHipAmp2 chromosome 12, mHipAmp2.hap2, whole genome shotgun sequence genomic segment:
- the BTBD3 gene encoding BTB/POZ domain-containing protein 3 isoform X2 gives MAADIFPRKKPANSSSTTVQQYHQQNLSNNNLIPAPNWQGLYPTIRERNAVMFNNDLMADVHFVVGPPGGTQRLPGHKYVLAVGSSVFHAMFYGELAEDKDEIRIPDVDPAAFLAMLKYIYCDEIDLAADTVLATLYAAKKYIVPHLARACVNFLETSLSAKNACVLLSQSCLFEEPDLTQRCWEVIDAQAELALKSEGFCDIDFQTLESILRRETLNAKEIVVFEAALNWAEVECQRQDLALSIENKRKVLGKALYLIRIPTMALDDFANGAAQSGVLTLNETNDIFLWYTAAKKPELQFVSKARKGLVPQRCHRFQSCAYRSNQWRYRGRCDSIQFAVDKRVFIAGFGLYGSSCGSAEYSAKIELKRQGVVLGQNLSKYFSDGSSNTFPVWFEYPVQIEPDTFYTASVILDGNELSYFGQEGMTEVQCGKVTVQFQCSSDSTNGTGVQGGQIPELIFYA, from the exons atggcTGCTGATATATTCCCCCGAAAAAAACCAGCCAACTCCAGCAGCACTACTGTCCAGCAGTACCACCAGCAGAATCTCAGTAACAACAACCTTATTCCGGCCCCGAATTGGCAGGGTCTTTATCCCACCATTAGAGAGAG AAATGCAGTGATGTTCAATAATGATTTGATGGCAGATGTACATTTTGTGGTTGGGCCACCAGGTGGGACTCAGCGGTTGCCAGGACACAAA TATGTTTTAGCTGTTGGGAGCTCTGTGTTCCATGCAATGTTTTATGGAGAACTTGCTGAGGACAAAGATGAGATCCGTATACCAGATGTCGACCCTGCTGCGTTTCTTGCTATGCTGAA ATACATCTATTGTGATGAAATTGACTTGGCTGCTGACACAGTCTTGGCCACTCTTTATGCTGCCAAAAAGTACATCGTCCCTCACCTCGCCCGGGCCTGCGTCAATTTCCTGGAGACCAGCCTGAGCGCCAAGAACGCCTGTGTCCTCCTGTCCCAGAGCTGCCTGTTTGAGGAGCCAGACCTGACCCAGCGGTGCTGGGAGGTGATCGATGCCCAGGCCGAGCTGGCCCTCAAGTCTGAGGGGTTCTGCGATATTGACTTCCAGACACTAGAAAGTATTCTCCGCAGGGAAACTCTGAATGCCAAAGAAATCGTGGTTTTCGAGGCAGCTCTCAACTGGGCTGAAGTGGAGTGCCAGCGACAGGATCTGGCTCTGAGCATCGAAAACAAGCGCAAGGTCCTCGGGAAGGCGCTCTACTTGATCCGCATACCGACCATGGCCCTGGACGATTTTGCAAACGGTGCTGCGCAGTCCGGAGTCTTAACTCTGAACGAGACCAACGACATCTTCCTCTGGTACACTGCGGCCAAGAAGCCCGAGCTGCAGTTCGTGAGCAAAGCCCGCAAGGGCCTCGTCCCCCAGCGCTGCCACCGTTTCCAGTCTTGCGCCTACCGGAGCAACCAGTGGCGCTACCGGGGCCGCTGCGACAGCATCCAGTTCGCCGTCGACAAGCGGGTGTTCATCGCGGGCTTCGGGCTGTACGGCTCCAGCTGTGGCTCGGCCGAGTACAGTGCCAAGATCGAACTCAAGCGGCAGGGCGTCGTCCTGGGGCAGAACTTGAGCAAGTACTTCTCAGACGGCTCCAGCAACACCTTCCCCGTGTGGTTTGAGTACCCGGTGCAGATCGAGCCGGACACCTTCTACACGGCCAGCGTGATCCTGGACGGCAATGAACTCAGCTACTTTGGACAGGAAGGCATGACGGAAGTTCAGTGTGGCAAAGTCACCGTGCAGTTCCAGTGCTCCTCCGATAGCACCAACGGCACCGGGGTGCAGGGAGGGCAGATCCCAGAACTTATATTCTATGCTTGA
- the BTBD3 gene encoding BTB/POZ domain-containing protein 3 isoform X1, giving the protein MVDDKEKNMKCLTFFLMLPETVKNRSKKSSKKTNPSSSSSSSSGGSGSSGSKLPPVCYEIITLKTKKKKKMAADIFPRKKPANSSSTTVQQYHQQNLSNNNLIPAPNWQGLYPTIRERNAVMFNNDLMADVHFVVGPPGGTQRLPGHKYVLAVGSSVFHAMFYGELAEDKDEIRIPDVDPAAFLAMLKYIYCDEIDLAADTVLATLYAAKKYIVPHLARACVNFLETSLSAKNACVLLSQSCLFEEPDLTQRCWEVIDAQAELALKSEGFCDIDFQTLESILRRETLNAKEIVVFEAALNWAEVECQRQDLALSIENKRKVLGKALYLIRIPTMALDDFANGAAQSGVLTLNETNDIFLWYTAAKKPELQFVSKARKGLVPQRCHRFQSCAYRSNQWRYRGRCDSIQFAVDKRVFIAGFGLYGSSCGSAEYSAKIELKRQGVVLGQNLSKYFSDGSSNTFPVWFEYPVQIEPDTFYTASVILDGNELSYFGQEGMTEVQCGKVTVQFQCSSDSTNGTGVQGGQIPELIFYA; this is encoded by the exons ATGGTAGATGAcaaggaaaagaacatgaaatgtCTCACCTTCTTCTTGATGCTTCCAGAGACGGTAAAGAACAGGTCCAAGAAAAgctcaaagaaaacaaatcccagcagtagcagcagcagcagcagcggcggcagcggcagcagcGGCAGCAAGTTGCCTCCAGTTTGTTATGAAATAATTACCTTGAAGactaaaaagaagaagaagatggcTGCTGATATATTCCCCCGAAAAAAACCAGCCAACTCCAGCAGCACTACTGTCCAGCAGTACCACCAGCAGAATCTCAGTAACAACAACCTTATTCCGGCCCCGAATTGGCAGGGTCTTTATCCCACCATTAGAGAGAG AAATGCAGTGATGTTCAATAATGATTTGATGGCAGATGTACATTTTGTGGTTGGGCCACCAGGTGGGACTCAGCGGTTGCCAGGACACAAA TATGTTTTAGCTGTTGGGAGCTCTGTGTTCCATGCAATGTTTTATGGAGAACTTGCTGAGGACAAAGATGAGATCCGTATACCAGATGTCGACCCTGCTGCGTTTCTTGCTATGCTGAA ATACATCTATTGTGATGAAATTGACTTGGCTGCTGACACAGTCTTGGCCACTCTTTATGCTGCCAAAAAGTACATCGTCCCTCACCTCGCCCGGGCCTGCGTCAATTTCCTGGAGACCAGCCTGAGCGCCAAGAACGCCTGTGTCCTCCTGTCCCAGAGCTGCCTGTTTGAGGAGCCAGACCTGACCCAGCGGTGCTGGGAGGTGATCGATGCCCAGGCCGAGCTGGCCCTCAAGTCTGAGGGGTTCTGCGATATTGACTTCCAGACACTAGAAAGTATTCTCCGCAGGGAAACTCTGAATGCCAAAGAAATCGTGGTTTTCGAGGCAGCTCTCAACTGGGCTGAAGTGGAGTGCCAGCGACAGGATCTGGCTCTGAGCATCGAAAACAAGCGCAAGGTCCTCGGGAAGGCGCTCTACTTGATCCGCATACCGACCATGGCCCTGGACGATTTTGCAAACGGTGCTGCGCAGTCCGGAGTCTTAACTCTGAACGAGACCAACGACATCTTCCTCTGGTACACTGCGGCCAAGAAGCCCGAGCTGCAGTTCGTGAGCAAAGCCCGCAAGGGCCTCGTCCCCCAGCGCTGCCACCGTTTCCAGTCTTGCGCCTACCGGAGCAACCAGTGGCGCTACCGGGGCCGCTGCGACAGCATCCAGTTCGCCGTCGACAAGCGGGTGTTCATCGCGGGCTTCGGGCTGTACGGCTCCAGCTGTGGCTCGGCCGAGTACAGTGCCAAGATCGAACTCAAGCGGCAGGGCGTCGTCCTGGGGCAGAACTTGAGCAAGTACTTCTCAGACGGCTCCAGCAACACCTTCCCCGTGTGGTTTGAGTACCCGGTGCAGATCGAGCCGGACACCTTCTACACGGCCAGCGTGATCCTGGACGGCAATGAACTCAGCTACTTTGGACAGGAAGGCATGACGGAAGTTCAGTGTGGCAAAGTCACCGTGCAGTTCCAGTGCTCCTCCGATAGCACCAACGGCACCGGGGTGCAGGGAGGGCAGATCCCAGAACTTATATTCTATGCTTGA
- the BTBD3 gene encoding BTB/POZ domain-containing protein 3 isoform X4, whose protein sequence is MFYGELAEDKDEIRIPDVDPAAFLAMLKYIYCDEIDLAADTVLATLYAAKKYIVPHLARACVNFLETSLSAKNACVLLSQSCLFEEPDLTQRCWEVIDAQAELALKSEGFCDIDFQTLESILRRETLNAKEIVVFEAALNWAEVECQRQDLALSIENKRKVLGKALYLIRIPTMALDDFANGAAQSGVLTLNETNDIFLWYTAAKKPELQFVSKARKGLVPQRCHRFQSCAYRSNQWRYRGRCDSIQFAVDKRVFIAGFGLYGSSCGSAEYSAKIELKRQGVVLGQNLSKYFSDGSSNTFPVWFEYPVQIEPDTFYTASVILDGNELSYFGQEGMTEVQCGKVTVQFQCSSDSTNGTGVQGGQIPELIFYA, encoded by the exons ATGTTTTATGGAGAACTTGCTGAGGACAAAGATGAGATCCGTATACCAGATGTCGACCCTGCTGCGTTTCTTGCTATGCTGAA ATACATCTATTGTGATGAAATTGACTTGGCTGCTGACACAGTCTTGGCCACTCTTTATGCTGCCAAAAAGTACATCGTCCCTCACCTCGCCCGGGCCTGCGTCAATTTCCTGGAGACCAGCCTGAGCGCCAAGAACGCCTGTGTCCTCCTGTCCCAGAGCTGCCTGTTTGAGGAGCCAGACCTGACCCAGCGGTGCTGGGAGGTGATCGATGCCCAGGCCGAGCTGGCCCTCAAGTCTGAGGGGTTCTGCGATATTGACTTCCAGACACTAGAAAGTATTCTCCGCAGGGAAACTCTGAATGCCAAAGAAATCGTGGTTTTCGAGGCAGCTCTCAACTGGGCTGAAGTGGAGTGCCAGCGACAGGATCTGGCTCTGAGCATCGAAAACAAGCGCAAGGTCCTCGGGAAGGCGCTCTACTTGATCCGCATACCGACCATGGCCCTGGACGATTTTGCAAACGGTGCTGCGCAGTCCGGAGTCTTAACTCTGAACGAGACCAACGACATCTTCCTCTGGTACACTGCGGCCAAGAAGCCCGAGCTGCAGTTCGTGAGCAAAGCCCGCAAGGGCCTCGTCCCCCAGCGCTGCCACCGTTTCCAGTCTTGCGCCTACCGGAGCAACCAGTGGCGCTACCGGGGCCGCTGCGACAGCATCCAGTTCGCCGTCGACAAGCGGGTGTTCATCGCGGGCTTCGGGCTGTACGGCTCCAGCTGTGGCTCGGCCGAGTACAGTGCCAAGATCGAACTCAAGCGGCAGGGCGTCGTCCTGGGGCAGAACTTGAGCAAGTACTTCTCAGACGGCTCCAGCAACACCTTCCCCGTGTGGTTTGAGTACCCGGTGCAGATCGAGCCGGACACCTTCTACACGGCCAGCGTGATCCTGGACGGCAATGAACTCAGCTACTTTGGACAGGAAGGCATGACGGAAGTTCAGTGTGGCAAAGTCACCGTGCAGTTCCAGTGCTCCTCCGATAGCACCAACGGCACCGGGGTGCAGGGAGGGCAGATCCCAGAACTTATATTCTATGCTTGA
- the BTBD3 gene encoding BTB/POZ domain-containing protein 3 isoform X3, which yields MEQVPLPVMLCLISTAWSLGIEEARSSSPLHCGYIYCDEIDLAADTVLATLYAAKKYIVPHLARACVNFLETSLSAKNACVLLSQSCLFEEPDLTQRCWEVIDAQAELALKSEGFCDIDFQTLESILRRETLNAKEIVVFEAALNWAEVECQRQDLALSIENKRKVLGKALYLIRIPTMALDDFANGAAQSGVLTLNETNDIFLWYTAAKKPELQFVSKARKGLVPQRCHRFQSCAYRSNQWRYRGRCDSIQFAVDKRVFIAGFGLYGSSCGSAEYSAKIELKRQGVVLGQNLSKYFSDGSSNTFPVWFEYPVQIEPDTFYTASVILDGNELSYFGQEGMTEVQCGKVTVQFQCSSDSTNGTGVQGGQIPELIFYA from the exons ATGGAGCAGGTGCCACTTCCTGTCATGCTGTGCTTGATCAGCACTGCGTGGTCTCTGGGGATAGAGGAGGCCAGGTCTTCCTCACCCCTGCATTGTGG ATACATCTATTGTGATGAAATTGACTTGGCTGCTGACACAGTCTTGGCCACTCTTTATGCTGCCAAAAAGTACATCGTCCCTCACCTCGCCCGGGCCTGCGTCAATTTCCTGGAGACCAGCCTGAGCGCCAAGAACGCCTGTGTCCTCCTGTCCCAGAGCTGCCTGTTTGAGGAGCCAGACCTGACCCAGCGGTGCTGGGAGGTGATCGATGCCCAGGCCGAGCTGGCCCTCAAGTCTGAGGGGTTCTGCGATATTGACTTCCAGACACTAGAAAGTATTCTCCGCAGGGAAACTCTGAATGCCAAAGAAATCGTGGTTTTCGAGGCAGCTCTCAACTGGGCTGAAGTGGAGTGCCAGCGACAGGATCTGGCTCTGAGCATCGAAAACAAGCGCAAGGTCCTCGGGAAGGCGCTCTACTTGATCCGCATACCGACCATGGCCCTGGACGATTTTGCAAACGGTGCTGCGCAGTCCGGAGTCTTAACTCTGAACGAGACCAACGACATCTTCCTCTGGTACACTGCGGCCAAGAAGCCCGAGCTGCAGTTCGTGAGCAAAGCCCGCAAGGGCCTCGTCCCCCAGCGCTGCCACCGTTTCCAGTCTTGCGCCTACCGGAGCAACCAGTGGCGCTACCGGGGCCGCTGCGACAGCATCCAGTTCGCCGTCGACAAGCGGGTGTTCATCGCGGGCTTCGGGCTGTACGGCTCCAGCTGTGGCTCGGCCGAGTACAGTGCCAAGATCGAACTCAAGCGGCAGGGCGTCGTCCTGGGGCAGAACTTGAGCAAGTACTTCTCAGACGGCTCCAGCAACACCTTCCCCGTGTGGTTTGAGTACCCGGTGCAGATCGAGCCGGACACCTTCTACACGGCCAGCGTGATCCTGGACGGCAATGAACTCAGCTACTTTGGACAGGAAGGCATGACGGAAGTTCAGTGTGGCAAAGTCACCGTGCAGTTCCAGTGCTCCTCCGATAGCACCAACGGCACCGGGGTGCAGGGAGGGCAGATCCCAGAACTTATATTCTATGCTTGA